In the genome of Acidimicrobiales bacterium, the window GGTCACGCGCGACGAGATCCTCGACGCCGTCTGGGGCACCGACTTCGTGTCGGAGAGCAACGTGGTCGACCGCCACATCCGGGCCCTGCGCAGCAAGCTGCAGAACGACTACCGCCATCCCCGCTTCATCGCCACGGTGCCCGGCAAGGGCTACCGCTTCATCCCCACCTTCTCCAATCTCGGCT includes:
- a CDS encoding helix-turn-helix domain-containing protein, producing VTRDEILDAVWGTDFVSESNVVDRHIRALRSKLQNDYRHPRFIATVPGKGYRFIPTFSNLGWDAGATLSRDDQTS